Proteins from a single region of Candidatus Obscuribacterales bacterium:
- the rph gene encoding ribonuclease PH: protein MYRRRDNRQLDQLRPVKFTRNFTKNAEGSVLVEFGDTKVLTTAKIEERVPAFLMGKGEGWITAEYSMLPGATHVRTVREVTRGQPSGRTSEIQRLIGRCLRAVVDRRALGERTITLDCDVLQADAGTRVASISGAFIALYDALLKLQKSLLWDSLPITEHMAAVSICQVQGSLVLDPNYNEDSQAEMDSNIVLTESGKILELQMTSEAKPYEASKMPELIALAEKGVKEIIELQYKAFGGR from the coding sequence ATGTACCGGCGGCGCGATAACCGTCAGTTAGACCAACTAAGACCAGTCAAATTCACGCGTAACTTCACTAAGAATGCGGAAGGGTCAGTATTAGTTGAGTTTGGCGACACCAAAGTTTTAACAACAGCAAAAATTGAAGAAAGAGTTCCTGCGTTCCTTATGGGCAAAGGCGAAGGTTGGATTACCGCTGAGTATTCCATGCTTCCAGGCGCTACTCATGTAAGGACCGTGCGCGAAGTCACCCGTGGGCAACCGTCAGGCAGAACAAGCGAAATTCAGCGTCTAATCGGTCGTTGCCTGAGAGCCGTTGTCGACAGACGTGCCTTGGGTGAACGCACCATCACGCTTGATTGCGATGTCCTGCAGGCTGACGCCGGCACGCGTGTGGCAAGCATCTCCGGAGCCTTTATAGCTTTATATGACGCGCTTTTGAAACTACAAAAGTCCCTTCTCTGGGATTCATTGCCTATAACTGAGCACATGGCGGCTGTTTCCATTTGCCAGGTACAAGGCTCGCTTGTTTTGGACCCTAACTACAATGAAGACTCGCAAGCGGAAATGGACTCAAATATCGTGCTGACCGAATCCGGCAAAATTCTGGAATTGCAGATGACATCAGAAGCCAAGCCCTACGAGGCATCCAAAATGCCCGAGCTAATTGCTTTAGCCGAGAAGGGTGTTAAGGAAATTATCGAACTGCAATACAAAGCTTTTGGCGGCCGGTAG
- a CDS encoding AarF/ABC1/UbiB kinase family protein, translating into MKSKSEKMDFNPVHETFRDVSAWKLVKSVWRVFWRIYEQQGFAGAFRVIPIVWTIIFAVRGFARYHSLEFQRLAEASGKEIDEVELTDKQTEEYKRLGAWLRTQLHGLGPTFIKIGQTLSTRADLLPLPAMLELTKLQEEVEPAPYDVAEATIVNDLGGKPETLYAKFDKTPLAAASLSQAYLAELHDGRQVVVKVQRPGLPELLKNDVQALTVISEEVMKYPSLARHTDWPGTVKEFARTVFEEIDYIAEGRNADCFRHNHRLNERIYIPRIIWRLTGKRVLTIEYVPGVRATDVEAIEKLGIDRREITVIGANFYLKQLLEDGFFHADPHPGNMRAMADGRIGIFDFGMVGRVSPELKRSMVQALLHVIDRDYLGLVDDFVDMKFLPPDVDRLALCREITPIVEARFAEGLNKVRFRKLLLDFSDLVWRYPFRLPSEFTFIMRALLTLEGVALTINPDFNFIDASLPFAQRMVLRNSGAAIGQVIMKEVFPDGRFNPQAALNLFRTAAKLSMLSSGSGF; encoded by the coding sequence TTGAAATCCAAGTCGGAAAAAATGGACTTTAATCCCGTACATGAAACGTTTCGGGACGTTTCCGCTTGGAAGCTAGTCAAGTCGGTTTGGAGAGTTTTCTGGCGCATCTATGAGCAACAAGGTTTTGCCGGCGCCTTTCGAGTCATCCCAATTGTCTGGACAATCATTTTTGCTGTCCGTGGTTTTGCCCGCTATCACTCCTTAGAGTTCCAGCGACTGGCTGAAGCTTCCGGCAAAGAAATTGACGAAGTCGAACTCACAGACAAGCAGACTGAAGAATACAAACGCTTGGGTGCCTGGTTGCGCACACAACTGCATGGATTGGGCCCGACATTCATCAAGATAGGACAAACGCTTTCCACGCGTGCCGATCTTTTGCCTTTGCCGGCAATGTTGGAGTTGACCAAATTACAGGAAGAAGTTGAACCGGCTCCATATGATGTAGCTGAAGCAACTATCGTCAACGATCTTGGCGGCAAACCGGAAACGCTTTACGCCAAATTCGATAAGACACCATTAGCTGCTGCATCATTGTCGCAAGCTTACTTAGCCGAACTGCACGACGGACGTCAGGTTGTTGTTAAAGTGCAACGTCCCGGATTACCTGAACTTTTGAAAAATGATGTGCAAGCACTGACTGTCATTTCCGAAGAGGTAATGAAATATCCAAGTCTGGCGAGACACACAGATTGGCCAGGCACAGTAAAAGAATTTGCACGCACTGTATTTGAGGAAATTGATTACATTGCCGAAGGACGCAATGCCGATTGCTTCAGACACAATCACCGCCTCAATGAGCGCATATACATTCCGCGAATCATTTGGCGTCTTACAGGCAAGCGCGTATTAACCATTGAATATGTGCCCGGCGTTAGAGCAACTGATGTCGAAGCAATTGAAAAATTAGGCATTGATCGCAGAGAAATTACAGTTATTGGTGCCAACTTCTATCTCAAGCAATTACTTGAAGATGGTTTCTTCCATGCTGATCCTCACCCGGGCAACATGCGTGCCATGGCTGACGGACGCATTGGAATTTTCGACTTCGGCATGGTCGGTCGCGTATCACCTGAATTAAAGCGCAGTATGGTGCAGGCTCTACTACATGTGATAGATCGTGATTATCTTGGCTTGGTCGATGATTTCGTCGATATGAAATTCCTGCCGCCTGATGTTGACAGACTTGCTCTCTGCCGCGAAATTACACCTATTGTTGAAGCTCGCTTTGCCGAAGGCTTAAACAAAGTCCGTTTCCGCAAACTGCTTCTAGACTTTTCTGATTTGGTCTGGCGCTATCCGTTCCGTTTGCCCAGCGAATTTACCTTCATCATGCGCGCGCTTTTGACTCTTGAAGGCGTTGCCTTAACCATCAATCCTGACTTTAATTTCATAGACGCTTCCCTGCCATTTGCCCAGCGCATGGTCTTGAGAAACTCGGGAGCAGCTATTGGCCAGGTAATTATGAAAGAAGTTTTCCCCGACGGGCGATTCAATCCACAAGCGGCTTTGAACCTTTTCCGCACTGCAGCAAAGCTGTCAATGCTGAGTTCCGGCAGCGGATTTTAG
- a CDS encoding DNA adenine methylase — protein MQEPTKFRSPLRYPGGKQKAISKIAKMLPKKIGEYREPMVGGGSVYLHAKANHLADSYWINDKFKELVSFWRIGQDKKLCKKLVADLSKLHGSFRSGAQIKKYFQKARLEQPRDRYRQALLFFFFNRVTFSGTTRAGGFSSQASLDRFTESSIMRLIGLPEALAGTKITNVDFEDVITKPGKDVFLFLDPPYYLSSNLYGRNGSLHEFDHERLAKLLKDSRHRFLITYDDCPEVRRLYSKWAKIKSWKLQYGMNNCNQENLSKVGRELFIYNY, from the coding sequence GTGCAAGAACCGACCAAATTTCGTTCACCGCTCAGGTATCCGGGTGGCAAACAAAAGGCGATTTCTAAGATCGCCAAAATGCTGCCGAAAAAAATCGGCGAGTACCGCGAACCGATGGTCGGCGGTGGTAGTGTTTATTTACATGCCAAAGCTAATCACCTGGCGGATTCCTACTGGATAAATGACAAGTTTAAAGAGCTTGTGTCCTTCTGGCGCATTGGTCAGGATAAAAAGCTCTGCAAGAAGCTTGTTGCTGATTTGAGCAAATTGCATGGCAGTTTTAGATCCGGCGCACAAATCAAGAAATACTTTCAGAAAGCGCGCTTAGAACAACCAAGAGATAGATACAGACAAGCGCTTCTCTTTTTCTTTTTCAATAGAGTGACCTTTTCCGGAACAACGCGAGCCGGAGGCTTCTCCAGCCAAGCTAGTTTGGACAGATTTACTGAGTCTTCAATTATGCGTTTAATCGGACTGCCGGAAGCTCTTGCCGGTACGAAAATCACCAATGTGGATTTTGAAGACGTGATTACAAAGCCTGGTAAGGATGTTTTCTTGTTTCTTGATCCGCCTTATTATCTTTCGTCCAATTTGTATGGACGCAACGGCAGCTTGCATGAGTTTGATCACGAGAGATTGGCTAAGCTCTTAAAAGACAGCAGGCATCGGTTTCTTATTACATACGATGACTGTCCAGAAGTTAGACGACTATATTCGAAGTGGGCCAAGATCAAATCCTGGAAATTGCAATACGGCATGAACAATTGCAATCAGGAAAACTTGAGCAAGGTTGGTCGAGAACTGTTTATTTATAACTATTAG
- the gcvPB gene encoding aminomethyl-transferring glycine dehydrogenase subunit GcvPB has protein sequence MDTAIYEKLIYEKSDSGRRAHILPKHGVPSAGGKEVSLDSLLPSKYIRNQKLHLPEVSELEAVRHFVRLSQLNHSIDTGFYPLGSCTMKYNPKINDAMAALEGFRELHPNQPEDQIQGALELMWNLQEAIATIVGMPAVTLQPAAGAHGELTGLLIIKAYFEAKGDSKRRKVIVPDTAHGTNPATAAMAGFEVVEIKSKENGHIDPKELKKVLGDDVACIMLTNPNTLGLFEEEIQEVQRLMHEAGGLLYYDGANLNAIMGLVAPGAMGFDVCHLNLHKTFSTPHGGGGPGGCAVGVRADLEPFLPAPVVSRDEDRFYFDHDRPQTIGKVKGFYGNFGILVRAYAFILAHGGNGLTQVSRDAILSANYLKENLRRNFNLPYDQPCMHEFVISGIWQKERGVNTMNIAKRMLDYGVHSPTVYFPLVVPESMMIEPTETESKQTLDEFIEIMQTIDKETKDNPELVRNAPHTTPVKKLDEALAARKPNLRWQPE, from the coding sequence ATGGACACGGCAATCTACGAAAAACTGATCTATGAAAAATCCGATAGCGGGCGCAGAGCTCATATTCTGCCCAAGCATGGCGTCCCTTCTGCCGGCGGGAAAGAAGTTTCACTCGATTCGCTTTTGCCCAGCAAATACATAAGAAACCAAAAGCTTCATTTGCCGGAAGTAAGTGAATTGGAAGCGGTCAGGCACTTTGTCAGACTTTCTCAGCTCAATCATTCAATCGACACCGGGTTTTATCCGTTGGGCTCATGCACAATGAAATACAACCCGAAAATAAACGATGCCATGGCGGCTCTTGAAGGCTTTAGAGAATTACATCCTAATCAGCCGGAAGACCAAATTCAAGGTGCCCTTGAGCTGATGTGGAATTTGCAAGAAGCTATTGCCACTATAGTCGGCATGCCGGCAGTAACACTGCAACCCGCAGCCGGTGCTCATGGAGAGCTTACAGGACTGCTTATCATCAAAGCCTATTTCGAAGCCAAAGGTGACAGCAAGCGCCGCAAAGTAATCGTGCCTGACACAGCTCACGGTACAAACCCGGCAACTGCTGCAATGGCGGGTTTTGAGGTTGTCGAAATTAAGTCCAAAGAGAACGGACACATAGATCCAAAAGAATTGAAGAAAGTCTTGGGCGATGATGTTGCCTGTATCATGCTCACCAACCCCAATACTTTGGGACTCTTTGAAGAAGAGATTCAAGAAGTACAACGTCTGATGCATGAAGCCGGCGGACTTCTTTATTACGACGGGGCCAATTTGAACGCCATTATGGGTCTGGTTGCTCCAGGGGCGATGGGCTTCGATGTCTGCCATTTGAACTTGCACAAGACCTTCTCGACGCCACACGGCGGCGGCGGACCAGGTGGTTGTGCCGTTGGTGTGCGTGCCGACTTAGAGCCATTCCTGCCTGCACCTGTAGTCAGCCGAGATGAAGATCGTTTTTACTTCGATCACGACCGCCCGCAGACAATAGGTAAGGTCAAAGGCTTTTACGGTAATTTTGGAATCTTGGTTAGAGCCTATGCCTTTATCCTTGCCCATGGCGGCAACGGCTTAACTCAGGTTTCACGTGATGCTATTTTGAGTGCCAACTATCTGAAGGAAAATCTTCGCCGTAATTTCAATCTGCCATACGATCAACCGTGCATGCACGAATTTGTCATCTCCGGCATCTGGCAAAAAGAACGTGGCGTCAATACGATGAATATCGCTAAGCGTATGCTTGATTATGGCGTTCACTCGCCGACGGTTTATTTCCCGTTGGTTGTGCCTGAATCTATGATGATTGAGCCTACGGAAACTGAATCAAAGCAAACGCTTGATGAATTCATCGAGATAATGCAGACAATTGATAAAGAAACCAAAGACAATCCGGAATTGGTACGCAATGCGCCACACACAACGCCTGTTAAGAAACTCGACGAAGCATTAGCTGCCCGAAAGCCGAATCTGCGCTGGCAACCGGAGTAA
- a CDS encoding (Fe-S)-binding protein — MTNQELSPHKLDLELLEACIHCGLCLPACPTYQATGRETESPRGRIYLLNLWQRNELELTDRLVEHIDSCLGCLGCQTACPSGVKYEKILNQARPALAQMKSPATRKMMRYVFENVLPDYGLLRKLAQLLRLWQKTGSDHVFEMLPWLKNLLGKYNQWRVLLPNVPKFEPLPRQSWAPGEKKGTVQLFGGCVMDVLYNQVNHACRRLLVAQKQVVNVPEQTCCGALAFHAGETDIAEALAKENIELFETTKGPVVVTAAGCGAMLKSYGELLENDPEWHERAEDFSKRVVDITEFLQQHEFAAAPEELKSKVAYHAACHLYHAQKIVNEPVTLLENVPGVELIPLVDAEQCCGSAGIFNLTHTDLSMKVLTPKIAHIKESGADTVVTTNPGCLMQLEAGIKEAGLSVKAVHLAELLDKAYCSKD; from the coding sequence ATGACTAACCAAGAATTGAGCCCGCATAAACTAGATTTGGAACTTTTAGAAGCGTGTATTCACTGCGGACTTTGCTTGCCGGCTTGTCCAACTTATCAGGCAACCGGTCGAGAAACAGAGTCGCCTCGCGGTCGTATTTACCTTTTGAACCTGTGGCAAAGAAATGAATTAGAGTTGACTGACAGGCTTGTGGAACACATTGATTCTTGTCTTGGTTGTTTGGGCTGCCAGACGGCATGTCCCTCAGGTGTCAAATATGAAAAGATTTTGAATCAAGCAAGACCGGCTCTTGCACAAATGAAGTCGCCGGCGACACGCAAAATGATGCGCTACGTCTTTGAAAATGTATTGCCTGATTATGGACTGCTCAGAAAATTAGCTCAACTTTTAAGGCTCTGGCAAAAAACCGGATCCGATCATGTATTTGAAATGCTGCCGTGGCTGAAAAACCTATTGGGCAAATACAATCAGTGGCGGGTGCTTTTGCCTAACGTGCCCAAATTTGAGCCACTGCCCAGACAATCCTGGGCGCCTGGTGAGAAGAAAGGCACTGTGCAGCTATTCGGCGGCTGTGTAATGGATGTTTTATACAACCAGGTGAATCATGCCTGCCGCCGCTTGCTTGTCGCCCAAAAGCAAGTCGTAAATGTGCCTGAGCAAACGTGCTGCGGTGCGCTTGCCTTTCATGCCGGCGAAACCGATATTGCCGAAGCATTAGCCAAGGAAAATATTGAATTGTTTGAGACAACAAAAGGCCCTGTTGTCGTAACAGCCGCCGGCTGCGGAGCCATGCTTAAGAGCTATGGTGAATTATTGGAAAATGATCCTGAATGGCATGAACGTGCTGAAGACTTTTCTAAGCGCGTAGTTGATATAACAGAGTTTTTGCAACAGCATGAATTCGCCGCTGCCCCGGAAGAACTTAAATCAAAAGTGGCCTATCATGCAGCGTGTCATTTATATCATGCGCAAAAAATTGTTAATGAGCCTGTGACGCTTTTGGAAAATGTGCCAGGCGTGGAATTGATACCACTTGTCGATGCTGAACAGTGTTGCGGTAGTGCCGGAATTTTCAACCTGACACACACTGATTTAAGTATGAAAGTGCTTACTCCTAAAATTGCCCATATCAAAGAAAGTGGTGCTGACACGGTTGTCACCACCAATCCAGGATGCTTAATGCAGTTGGAGGCAGGCATAAAAGAAGCCGGACTTTCAGTCAAGGCTGTTCACTTAGCTGAGCTTCTCGATAAGGCTTATTGTTCTAAAGATTAA
- a CDS encoding FAD-binding oxidoreductase, with product MSKELETVKDYQIATQDELSKVLRDAGEHNLAIVPGIRRKLPKAIQAKQSSREFAFLNLSKMDKVLEHCLEDQVIKVETGISVNKLNDYLKKSRQWWPVSAVDDSVTVFDVINAGVGGPLDHRFGGPRQLVLGLDVALASGDISKCGGRVVKNVTGYDLTKLFVGSHATLGIPYAAYLRLYALPENEKTICWISNDAKVLVDLARNLTGSGLPLSCLELIDSHLLYDLASEDTKAIEAMGVVLHQRQAMLIARLHGHSSEVAELSREALAIGNQLKIDGQEVAGEPATSIWVKLSSPESVLNSQPLTVSATWTQISKIVEKWRSDHKFVLWQARPNMSLIKIFAQDESTMLELKESLKAFFKPHNEQLIIASSDEEFEIATEYLGQDTSCADELKKELKTKFDPLGLLNPLAAL from the coding sequence ATGTCAAAAGAATTAGAGACGGTCAAGGATTATCAAATAGCCACTCAGGACGAACTGTCAAAGGTTTTGCGTGATGCTGGCGAGCATAATTTGGCAATTGTCCCAGGCATTAGACGCAAGTTGCCAAAAGCTATACAGGCTAAGCAGTCCAGTCGTGAATTCGCTTTTCTGAATCTTTCAAAAATGGATAAGGTGCTGGAGCACTGCCTTGAAGATCAGGTTATTAAGGTTGAAACAGGGATTAGCGTAAACAAACTCAATGATTATCTCAAGAAAAGCAGGCAGTGGTGGCCCGTATCGGCAGTAGACGATAGTGTCACTGTTTTCGATGTAATTAATGCTGGAGTTGGCGGACCGTTAGACCATAGATTTGGTGGTCCTCGTCAATTGGTTTTAGGACTAGATGTTGCTCTTGCCTCTGGTGACATATCCAAATGTGGTGGCAGGGTTGTGAAAAATGTCACCGGCTATGACCTTACTAAATTGTTTGTCGGCTCGCATGCCACTCTGGGAATTCCCTACGCGGCCTATCTGAGACTTTATGCTTTGCCGGAAAATGAAAAGACAATTTGCTGGATAAGTAACGATGCAAAAGTGCTCGTTGATTTGGCTCGCAATTTAACAGGGTCCGGTTTACCACTTTCATGTCTTGAGCTTATCGACTCTCATTTGCTCTACGACTTAGCATCTGAAGATACTAAAGCTATCGAGGCAATGGGAGTTGTATTGCATCAAAGACAGGCAATGCTTATAGCGCGCTTGCATGGACATTCGTCAGAAGTTGCTGAGCTTAGCCGGGAAGCACTGGCGATTGGTAACCAGTTAAAAATAGACGGACAAGAAGTTGCAGGCGAGCCTGCAACTTCTATCTGGGTAAAACTCTCTTCGCCGGAATCGGTTCTTAACTCACAGCCATTGACAGTTTCTGCTACATGGACGCAAATATCCAAGATAGTCGAAAAATGGCGTAGCGACCATAAGTTTGTCTTGTGGCAAGCCAGACCAAATATGTCGTTGATAAAAATATTTGCTCAAGATGAGTCGACTATGCTGGAATTGAAGGAGAGCCTAAAAGCATTTTTCAAACCTCACAATGAGCAGTTGATAATTGCTTCTTCAGATGAAGAATTTGAAATTGCAACCGAATATTTAGGACAGGATACATCTTGTGCCGACGAATTGAAAAAAGAACTGAAGACGAAATTTGATCCCTTGGGTTTGCTAAACCCCCTTGCCGCATTGTGA
- the csaB gene encoding polysaccharide pyruvyl transferase CsaB codes for MAINHKRNLVIVSGYYGYDNMGDEAILETIVGELKTLVRADEIVVLSHNPEATKSIYQVDSISRFDFPGLVSLLGKARLFISGGGGLFQDTKSFGSPAYYGLQIFLARAFDVPVYVFAQGVGPLKGILSRTITKSALSQASFTTVRDHESDQLLTDWFINHEMTADPVWCLKPNTVENGFPDDGLLVGLSLRPSPALTDGHIKLLAKILDENLTDNTTIVLLPLQPSQDITVLSKFQEYWQEKGRKSLLFDSAQCKLPSQWLSVIGSLNFLISMRLHALIMGIAAGRPVLGINYDPKVAQLLEDSGLPMLNLTKDEAAAKWPDQVRNALAKGKELSLQAAKESIALKKTACQNFSILAKILSS; via the coding sequence ATGGCGATAAATCATAAACGCAATCTCGTTATCGTGTCCGGATACTACGGGTACGACAACATGGGCGATGAGGCAATACTTGAAACTATCGTCGGCGAGTTGAAAACACTTGTACGTGCAGATGAAATTGTCGTGCTCTCGCACAACCCGGAGGCAACCAAAAGCATATATCAAGTCGACTCAATAAGCCGATTTGATTTTCCTGGCTTGGTTTCACTCTTAGGGAAAGCAAGGCTTTTTATAAGTGGCGGCGGTGGATTATTCCAAGACACCAAATCTTTCGGGTCTCCGGCTTATTATGGACTGCAGATTTTTCTTGCCCGAGCTTTTGATGTGCCGGTGTATGTATTTGCCCAGGGCGTGGGGCCGTTAAAAGGCATTTTGTCTCGCACAATTACAAAGTCGGCTCTGTCACAAGCTTCTTTTACAACAGTGCGCGATCATGAATCAGATCAATTGCTCACTGATTGGTTTATCAATCACGAAATGACCGCCGATCCTGTCTGGTGTCTTAAGCCAAACACAGTTGAAAATGGCTTTCCCGATGATGGTTTGCTTGTTGGCTTATCCTTAAGACCAAGCCCTGCACTCACAGACGGACACATAAAGCTTCTGGCAAAAATTCTCGATGAAAATCTGACCGACAACACGACAATTGTCCTTCTGCCTTTGCAGCCAAGTCAGGACATAACAGTTCTGTCTAAATTTCAAGAATACTGGCAAGAAAAAGGCAGGAAATCCCTTCTCTTTGACTCGGCTCAATGCAAATTGCCCAGTCAATGGTTATCCGTTATCGGCTCATTGAATTTTCTAATAAGCATGCGTTTGCACGCCTTGATCATGGGCATTGCTGCCGGACGTCCTGTTTTAGGCATCAATTACGACCCCAAAGTGGCGCAACTGCTTGAAGACTCGGGGCTTCCCATGTTAAATCTAACCAAGGACGAAGCAGCGGCAAAATGGCCGGATCAAGTGAGAAATGCACTGGCCAAGGGAAAAGAGCTGTCACTGCAAGCAGCCAAAGAAAGTATTGCTCTAAAAAAGACTGCTTGCCAGAACTTCAGCATTTTGGCTAAAATCCTCTCATCGTAA
- a CDS encoding WecB/TagA/CpsF family glycosyltransferase, whose product MSAIHLSAISKSREKVLGYPVDIVDRDTALSIIESSWHSGKGLNVVTLNAEMVIAAQKDSNLDRIIRHSSLIIADGAGVVWALKLYGHKISRLPGIELADATLELASKLGKKVSLIGGKKEVLDALVDVVKERYPGIVLAGCHHGYFADDEEEILSEIAQSEPDLVLVALGVPRQEVFIDTYRAKYFPKAALIGVGGSFDVWTGNVKRAPAIMRKLNCEWLWRLIKEPWRANRMASALPNFAWQVLAEKFIPFTAKSK is encoded by the coding sequence TTGTCAGCTATACACTTGTCAGCAATAAGTAAATCGCGAGAGAAAGTCCTCGGTTATCCGGTCGACATTGTTGACCGTGATACCGCTCTTTCCATCATTGAATCATCCTGGCATTCAGGCAAAGGATTGAATGTTGTCACCTTGAATGCGGAGATGGTTATTGCCGCTCAAAAGGACAGCAATTTAGATCGCATCATTCGTCATTCAAGTTTGATCATTGCCGACGGGGCAGGTGTTGTTTGGGCACTCAAACTATACGGTCATAAAATTAGTCGCCTGCCGGGCATTGAATTGGCAGACGCCACTCTGGAACTTGCATCGAAGTTGGGCAAAAAGGTTTCTCTGATTGGCGGCAAAAAAGAAGTATTGGATGCTCTTGTCGATGTGGTCAAAGAGCGTTATCCGGGCATTGTCCTTGCCGGCTGTCATCACGGCTACTTTGCCGATGACGAAGAAGAAATCTTGTCCGAAATTGCTCAAAGCGAACCTGATCTTGTCCTTGTTGCTTTAGGCGTACCGCGCCAAGAAGTCTTCATTGATACCTATCGCGCAAAATACTTTCCTAAAGCGGCGCTAATCGGCGTCGGCGGCAGCTTCGATGTTTGGACAGGCAATGTCAAAAGAGCACCGGCAATTATGCGCAAACTAAATTGCGAATGGCTCTGGCGACTTATCAAAGAACCCTGGCGCGCCAATCGCATGGCTTCCGCTTTACCGAATTTTGCCTGGCAAGTACTTGCGGAAAAGTTCATTCCTTTTACAGCTAAATCCAAGTAA
- a CDS encoding ribonuclease III, with amino-acid sequence MIFAEGQVEKETAKLIPLKVLAHLGDAVFHLFERERQTLTIKSAAQLHKQAASRVSALKQAELLAELMPQLSEEEADIVRRARNLKVSNYRKSGQDIYRQATAFEALLGYLHLTDESRLLSILHLTLK; translated from the coding sequence ATGATTTTTGCCGAAGGACAAGTCGAGAAGGAAACGGCCAAGCTAATACCCCTAAAGGTGCTTGCCCATCTAGGCGATGCCGTTTTTCACCTATTTGAGAGGGAAAGACAAACCCTGACGATAAAGTCGGCAGCCCAACTCCACAAGCAGGCAGCCTCCCGGGTCTCCGCTCTAAAGCAGGCGGAACTGCTTGCCGAACTAATGCCCCAATTAAGCGAAGAAGAAGCCGATATTGTAAGGCGCGCGCGAAATCTTAAGGTGAGCAATTACCGCAAATCCGGACAGGACATATATCGCCAGGCTACCGCCTTTGAAGCACTGCTGGGCTACCTGCACCTGACAGATGAAAGTCGGCTTTTATCTATCCTGCACTTAACCTTGAAATAA
- a CDS encoding cell wall metabolism sensor histidine kinase WalK, translating into MTITSDNIFESFNNYSADGLLVSDGNGKIVASNKAVSKLTGRATEEIVGQNISSLLACSCLNDEEKNGNQLLLSTAEDTKLHSGTLICPNGMDLPIPVTHSPIGSSDGSTGTLTVLYIIQASSVQQAQTEFVSTVSHELRTPLTSIKGFADTILRAGDRLDAAQQRRYIGIIKDQADRLARLVEDLLAVSRLEARKLQFTIRAIDLTEAINRVIRNLMEKGRNHKLVTKLPNGLPPVWADADRLEQILTNLIDNAIKYSPPDTTVTIEARELTGKPPFVEISINDEGGGIPEEHLSEIFNKFSRLDNPLVRQTEGTGLGLYITKSLVVALGGSISVTSQPKSTTFTVKIPAATLEEQAARGRG; encoded by the coding sequence TTGACCATAACATCAGATAACATCTTTGAGAGCTTCAACAATTACAGCGCTGACGGCCTTTTAGTCAGCGATGGCAATGGAAAAATCGTTGCCTCTAACAAAGCCGTCTCTAAACTTACTGGACGCGCCACCGAAGAAATAGTTGGGCAAAACATCTCGTCACTGCTTGCCTGTAGTTGTTTAAACGACGAAGAGAAAAACGGTAATCAGCTTTTACTGTCCACAGCTGAAGACACCAAATTGCATAGCGGGACGTTGATTTGCCCCAACGGCATGGACCTGCCTATACCTGTGACACACAGTCCCATTGGGTCCTCCGATGGCAGTACCGGCACTTTGACTGTACTTTACATAATTCAGGCGAGTTCCGTTCAGCAAGCGCAAACGGAATTTGTCAGCACTGTCAGTCACGAGTTGCGCACACCACTTACATCAATCAAAGGCTTCGCCGACACCATACTACGTGCAGGTGATCGACTGGATGCTGCACAACAAAGAAGATATATAGGCATTATAAAAGACCAAGCCGATAGGCTCGCTCGCCTTGTTGAAGACTTGCTTGCAGTGTCTCGATTAGAAGCGCGCAAACTGCAATTCACTATTCGTGCAATTGACTTAACAGAAGCGATAAACAGAGTAATTCGCAACTTGATGGAAAAGGGCCGCAATCATAAGTTGGTCACCAAATTACCCAACGGCTTGCCGCCTGTCTGGGCTGATGCCGATAGACTTGAGCAGATTTTAACCAATCTCATCGACAACGCTATAAAGTATTCTCCACCTGATACCACAGTTACAATTGAAGCCAGAGAATTAACGGGCAAGCCCCCATTTGTGGAAATATCCATAAACGACGAGGGTGGTGGCATACCGGAAGAACATCTATCAGAAATCTTCAACAAGTTCAGCCGTCTAGATAATCCACTGGTGAGACAGACAGAAGGAACAGGACTGGGGCTCTACATCACTAAATCATTAGTGGTGGCACTGGGCGGAAGCATTAGCGTAACAAGCCAACCCAAATCAACAACCTTTACAGTCAAAATTCCTGCCGCCACGCTGGAAGAACAAGCAGCGCGAGGTAGAGGCTAA